The Cryptomeria japonica chromosome 2, Sugi_1.0, whole genome shotgun sequence region gacacatgaaacacattgtgcatccaactgccctctggaagctcaagctcataggcgacttcacccactctgcgaatcaccctgtagggaccataaaatttaggcttcaacttttcagctccgctcttcttgagtgatgactgtctatatggttgtagcctcaaatacaccatgtcacCAACCTCAAAACTACGCTCCACCCTATGTTGATCGGCATACAACTTTTGCTGATTCTGtgcctgctgtatattctccttgagcgccCTCAAgatgtcctgactatcctgcaatgaGTCTCGGGCTTTGGGTACTCTGCTATCCCCCAAGACTATGTCAACAAAGCTCGGCGCCTCATAGCCATAAAGTGCCATGAAGGGTGTCATCCTGATAGACATATGATATGTCGTGTTGTAACAATATTCCCCCATGTGTAACCATCTCACCCAGGCCCTCTATTGTGCAGTCACATAATTTCGCAGATAACCCTCAACCcacttattcacaatctctgtttgACCATCCGTCTGTGGATGATAACTAGTGCTGGGTGTGAGCTCCGTACCACACAACCGAAAGAGctcctgccaaaaaacactcaaAAATCTGCTATCCCGATCACTTACTATAAACCTGGGCAACCCATGCAATCTAAATATCTCCTTGTAAAAGAGGTCTGCCACCTGCGCTGCTGTGTAAGTAGATGGTATAGCGAAGAAATGGGCAAACTTTGTCAAGCGGTCTACCACAACATATATACAATCTCGCCCTTGCACTTTAGGTAGTccggtgatgaagtccatggatatgctTTCCCACTTCCTATCTGGAATGGGCAAAGGCTGAAGCAACCCTGCAGGAaaagtgtgctctcccttattctgctgaCATACTGCACACTCCTTCACATATCTCTGCACATCATCCTTAAGTCCCCTCCAAGTAAACCTTTCACGGATCTGCCTGTAAGTTTTGAAGATCCCAGGATGTCCAGCTGTAGGCGCATCATGGAACGCCCTTAAAATTTCCCCCTTGAACAGTGATGTAGGAATCAAATAAATCCTATCTTGAAATCTGATCAACCCATCCAACACCATATACCTATCATCATGTATGGTACCTGCAACTATCCTAGAAGCCCAAGTATCCCctgcatactctgctataatccgaTCTCTCCAATCCCCTGAAATCTCAACTAGAGCGCAAACATGTGGTCTCTTGGATAAAGCATCGGccactacattcttcttccctttgacaaactctatgtcaaaatcataagcctgcaatttagtgatccatttttgctgcctgtcattaagatcacgctggctcatgaaatattttatgctattgtgatcagttttgatcacaaaccgtccacctactaagtatgatcggaatttggccaatgcatgcattatggccaacatctccctgtcatagatagaatagctcctctcaacacctcggagcttcctactctcgaatgcaatgggatgtttctcctgcatcaatactgcccctatcccatcacctgaagcatcacactgaagttcaaatggcttcgtgaaatctggtagaactaaaaccggacaagatgacatcacttgtttgaagtggtcaaaacatcgctgcgctgcttctgtccatacgaaggctccctttttagtgaggtctgtcaaaggtgctgcagtctgtgaaaaccccttaacaaacctcctgtaaaacccgcataaaccaaagaaccccttaagctgtgtgaggttcgtgggagtaggccaatctactatagctctaatcttttcagggtctactcgaactccatctgcactaataatatgcccaaggtatagtaattctgtcataccaaactcacacttagactccttggcatataaagactctctctctaggatagataatacctcctccaaatgctgtgaatgttcctcccaggtcttactgaagaccaagatgtcatcaaagaagatcaagacaaatctcctcaactgctccctgaatacctggttcatacagctctgaaatgtagcgggtgcattggttagtccaaatggcacaaccataaactcaaagtggtcatagtgacatcggaaggctgttttctcaatgtcctctgctctcatcctgatctgatggtatccggatcgcaaatcaattttggtgaagaagcatgccccatgcaactcatcaatcagctcatcaatcctaggaatgggatacctgtttttaattgttttcttattcagtgccctgtaatcgatgcacatgcgcattgtcccatccttcttctttaccagaactacagctgaagcaaaggggcttttgctaggcctgatgtgccccatttccaacaactccttaattgccttctctatctcatctttatgtttcttaggatgacgatagggagtgatcatcactggtttggctccgtcctcgagctcaataacatgctctgcacccctgtcaggaggaaccccgtgaggaatatcactgaataccttggcatgcctgtcaagaatctcctgtatatctggtggatgactcttcacccgaggctccggtgaagttggcataactaagcactctgttgcccactctatgtcattatgtcgaaaaagtctctccattctcttcaaagagactaccctacaactcccatctgaaagtcccctgagaacaacagtcctaccctcatgctgaaacctcatttccaactttgctaggttgaaagtgaactcaaccagcgatgccatccatgtcataccgaggatgacgtcgtaatctcccatgtccacaacgtagaaatcatcctccaactcatagccatctccaaatctaatgtgaagatttgaaaccttctgagtacataatagcttttggccattagccaccatgaccctaaaaccatcatgctcctctgtctgtaaacctctcctggctaccaactgtgtatctataaagttatgtgtagccccagtgtcaatgagagatatcactttctgcccctggatagtacccctgaccttaaatgtgattgccttttgggcccctgtcaagcgtgccaacgatctatcatccttaggaatgttgctctcctctatcgtgttaccctcatctgaatcggagtgctgatcctccccctctgactctgactcctctgctgaaaaatactccatttgatttgccttagccttgagagggcatttatgagataagtcccaaggctctctacactggaagcacagtttcttctttcgaagttcattcaaggtttcactgtctagtccttttgatccttctttgggtttgttatactctttctgaaatggttttttgtctttgtccttgcggtaggaagaatctgttgaatggtattttcctttgtataccgaaggggctaaatctcgtgcctttttagttgcttctgctaaggtgagtggatcatgtcccttcacccaaccacgtaatggatcagcaagcccatcacaaaataacaccaccaatctcctaggagagatatcagtaacaagtatagacaaacgctgaaactcggcgatgtaagcatccactgaacctgactgttttaactgtgctagttccttgaaatgtaactcgggatccctagtgtcaaatctctcaatcaatctttctgtgaattcctcataggatgtaatctgattatgccccagagtcaccatgccatgatgccaccattcatgcgcaacaccgtccaaatgcatagccgcatacttgatagcctcctcctcaggcataggattaagctccaagtatgtatctaccttctgcacccaagctcgtgtggtcatcttccctgaagcatcataataaggcaaggaaagttttccaactttctttctcagctcaaaattctgattcctccctcctgctctaggcatatgtctcatcctcaagtccatataatctctgagggaaatatctgcctgaaactcgggtccactggcctcccagtccctcctgaattgaccctgtaactcagtaatctgcggttcgttcactggttgaaccggatccctaggtgggaaggtgggtagaagaggtctcgagctcgctgttcgagctgggcgtgcaacgtgtctaaagttatccgcctcattcccattgttgccatgtccattattaccattaatgttattctcagggccattgttgttgcctcggcctccattattatcattgcccctattgttatcgtttcccccattgttattgtttccattgttggcatcacctggattaatattgacgcccatctgtctagccataagctgcaacatcatgtccattcgcctattctgctcttgctgcatacgctgcccttgctctaacgtacccagtaactgtctgaacattacctccccctgatctggaacggtattcctatcatctcggtcacccatactgctgtcctgatcaaagaatatttcctctatgtctgtatgactggattctatgtccacctaCACGGCTGAACTAGACTGCTCGCTCTGTGAGTTCAAATTTctgttttgtcttgctttggtatggcagaagttataaggcccctgttgcatgcttaaacatacatgcttagcatgttttttaattcattaatttctgaTTTTAGTGTTTTGATATTTCGTCAAACACTTTTCCCTCTATCCGGCTGTTCCAAAGTCTTTGTAAGACCTCCACAGGATGGCAGGACttatagctctaataccactgtaatggacaccccctgttcggcactaaatttatgtcctgtttacttagtgtaattttgtcaaacagttggcttgcaagctgactactggattttttggttcttgatttgcaataggataaattggataagctgatatattattgtaaaactttcaaagtttattcaatataaaaacaaccagacatatcgaataccaaaaacaagaagattaatgctgatggtatttatttaattccaacttcaagcatacaaatcagatctgaagaacattacagaccatatgataataaacaaattcaaacctgaactccacaagtatagaacctgctgaaacactgttcacacactgtagctgcactattcacggcactgtagcatttttactattcacgcagcactgtagcaaaaacactattcacgcggcactgtagcaaaaacactattcatgcggtactgtagcaaaatcactatcttcaaatctgcactttcaaacccctgtaaaaacttcatgcgagagcactagatgaagcccaatgtgtttcctgaatgaaaacaccattaatcctcctgactgtgtctttcaacagcgaagagaatgctagcaaagagggattccgtcctccaagcccaataatcagatctctacgaaatccaacagcataacattaatctcatcctaacataccccaaaagagagctctcaacctccatttatatcttcttcctagatgcaaaacacttcatttcctaaatatgggataatacattttagaataaaatattatttcccacaatgtacatattaaagggaacttttaatattttaaacattactttatattcccaaccttataatataacgataaagttaaatatttaatttaactttacactttatcgttaaatatcaaaacattgttgataatctctttaaatcattgtcgccttcaaacatttttactgataattatgccaactagggaaacactaaaaatttcaagtcactgcttggggactaacttactataaatagtaagtgtctagaaaccctgtcagagcagcaccgattggcctgaaactgaaaacacctaggccaaaacacctcaggatcccaccaatgtccttgttagccttcgggaccatgttagaataggctaacgacaccccatatcatgttgcgctaaaaaggggacattacaaatgatgaccagccgggatcccctactgtccttttggaagttagtttgggaaatgatgtatatgattggaccaggaataatcctgatgataatgatgaagttatctCGGCACTGAAGGAccttgatcgagaaatatgtcttgatgatggtatggagatgaccgctattcctgaatggttgaggaagagtatggaaaaaagtaaacaaatgatagaagtacaacctattgaggatattgatgactacctagctaggagtgctaagaaggagcccaagagagcggagattttgtcgcaaaTAGCTAGAGATGAGATGGGAATGCCGATTGCGCAGATTGCTGTTCCTAGAGCCGGCGTGATAGTGGacactgctactcccatggatttccaaatcacttcagttgcccttggtcgtccaTCCGCAGGGTAGGAATttcaggagattggtgacaacctccaagcaatcaatgcaaagttagacacagtgattgcggagaatgaaaggtacaaagaagaaaatattagactcagagagtatattacagggacaaggcgtggagatcccacccttatttcccctattgcagttgaccatggaatacattcacactacgaggtagcgagaggtacacactcagaggtggaaaagtggattgaaagcacaagaaagcaggcagatgatttccttactaagtttgtccaagcatatgataagacaacaacaCTTGTATTCAggatccagtatttggagggagtttgggaagaattccgacctatccaagagaagactattccacgcctcctggcattgaagaaggttcctaattccattTTGGTCAgcaagaacattgtgcacagtggagacatatataatttccatggctggtattgtgcactagctttgaagaaatcagcttatgacAACGCCCAattgagttgtatggagatggaaggattaattcaggacattcagatgaagatccttgcctcgattgaggaattattgggtgttgatgttagtaatgctagtggtttacacttagccgaattaagagacaagataaaatttatgtatttttgccagttggactctttgcagaagagtcagatagatgacttggtctctttgttgattcatgttcataattcgcagaagctcatgcctgaatgggagaacactttgaatacttgctcggattcattggatgtgattgatttatagcaggataccttgcctagcatttccatggaggagttagattcagttttGGCTAGATTCTTAAAGTatgctaagagagagagagagatgcagggaggaatcttctagaagattccctatatgatgactaggtatctttctattgggccatatgttggtggcaccatttttgatgtaacccttattagggcaattctagggttttgttggcatgatctcgaccgttgatcttagatcaatctggggcatccattttgtaagagactctatatatgcccctttgtctctcatttgtaagagagagtttttgtagaattgttggtatatgctacagctatttgaatcctaatcattgttcaattgttggtgattttgctcttcaagtgttgtatttgcattcatggttctcaattcctccaagatagattagaatttagattagaatttattttcatgtatgttagattgagtgaaagatttgttgaatttatttgtgtggaatccttaatccataccactagcctcttgccgctggtaagtgcgccttgtgtggtcaactggagtttgagtaagcataacttcaactattatgcatctattgacaagcatcaacttggatggtgtcttcgtttgatggtaatagtttgaaaatcattaagtataccttagatgattgcactaagcttgtgtcaatacctgattgtgagaccttgcctggtttgattccattaAATCCATtcaccatttcctacattcctaggattagaatagatttcctgaaccctattcttttttccccttttttagtaagaagtaaatccaaagccctattgataaatcttaagttgtcagcacacctattccacatcattcatgataatccaaacatttgcgtaagtccccaaagtgaaacatagcaattcacatcaaccactgaacttacccactcgtcaagacctggcATGtacaaaccttggaatcattttagttgatctcattcttagcatctgaggtgattttgttcaagagaggataaattactttggtaatttattctgtattgttatgtgcataaaaaacacatcaacaagccCACACACTTGACAGTTCATTATTTAGAAGGATAATGTCATTTGGGATCACTCTTCAGTCCTTTGTTGATTTTATGTATATGACAATTTGTACACCCCTTGTGGATAGCATAATTCTTGATTGTATTCATTTCAAATCATAgcatattattgtaatgtgtgagaGTGTGCCGAAGCAAGATACCAACCAAAAAAAGATTGGAAAAAAATGTAAATAGTATTGTTAATTTTGAAGGCCTCATGAAAGCAAATTGATTTGTCATGTTGCAAGGAGATAGTGGCAAGAGAACACAAAACCTTACTCTTCTAATAGTTTTTCCACATTGTGTTTGTAAATGGTAATCTCCATTGTCAAGCTctgtttttttcttctttttcttgtttCATTTCATGTATGCAACTAATAAAATCAATTCTAGCACTTAATAAAATGTATATCTACaacaatttacaattttttttagaaaaaagctGCGAGAAGAGCAAACATTATCAACTAAGATGAATTTGTGTTGTTGAATAAAGTATGGAATGTTTATGCTAATTATAGATCCATACAGTATAAAATGAACTATCCCTAGTCAAAAATAGGACAAGATCAAGGTTTAGAAATTCTTCTACCAACCTCTGGGGCATAAATGTACGCAATTGTATTAGTCCCTGTGATACATAGACGAGCTCCAAAGAGGAGTATAGTTGTCATAGTTTCATGTTGAGGAAACATTAATGGAAGAAAAAACATACAACAAGAGAAAAACATTATTGCCATCGAGGATTTGCGACCAAAAAAATCCACAATAATCGCTGCCAAAAGAAGCCCGGGAATTTCTGCCATCAATAAATCCGATGGTAAGAAGTTAACTCAATACATGATAAGAAAATAGTCTCTTAAATAGAATAATGTATTAAGAATTCACTCACTTTCCTTTAATGCAATTTGAATGTGGTCTTTAAAAGCTTTATTTTTTACTTCAAAACAAAATTAGTATGCAATAATAGTCATTTAAAAAATTGGAAAGGTGTAACTATTTTGATTCATGGCAGCTAAAATGCAATAATTACCTCCACAGCTTGCCATAAGAATGTCTCTGTAGAGACTGCTGTTGTTTGTAGCAGCAGAAGTCATGGTGTTTGATGCACAATTTTGATTTCGACCACCAAATTGGGAGGTAAGCAAGACAAGTCCATAGTAACAAAACGCATTTGAAAAGAAAACTGACCATAGAAGAAGTGTTGATGTTATTAAGGATGGTGACAAGAGAGTACATAATGATGAAAACAATCTCATTTGATTCCTTATTTTTGAAGAAGTTTCACTTGATTGCCCTTTGACATCCAACAAATGGGCTTCTTCCAATTTGTCAACACCATCTACTTCCTTTGTTTTGGCAGTGACACAAGCAACATATCTCCCAGGTGGAAGATGCTTTCTATTTACTTGTGCAATTTTATTCAGTATTTGAAGTGCATCTATTGTTCTACCTTTCATTATAAGATATCTTGGAGATTCTGGAACTACACTATAGAAAACGAGCAAGATCAACAATGGTGTTGAGGATAATCCAACTAGCCACCTCCAACCTAAAGTTGGCATCACAATCTGCATATGAAATAAAGACAATCTGATTGAAGTGTTTGACATTGAATTCAAGAATTATGATACAAAGCACATTTAGATAGAAAGTGAAAGGGgaatattatttcatttaaatattgaaaaaacaaaatgcaagaaagcaaccaAGGAGTTATGGTTGCAGCAATAGACCAATGCAACATGGGGAAAAAAGAACAATTAAGGAGGATACTTGGCTTATAAGTTGAACCTTTGCAGCAGTCAACAGGGATGAACCATGAACCTTTCTTTGTATAAAAtttacaagatggattgttgtttacGTTCACTCTGATTTTCATTCGATGAGCCCTTCTCAACAACTTTTGATAAAGGAATCTCACTTATCCTCCAATGACAACGGTAGTTCTATTGGACCTCTATTTGGAACAAATTGAGGATTATATTTGTTGGCGCTCTCTTTGCAAACAATCTAATTCTTGCAATTGAAAAGTTGGTTTATATCAATCATAACATGTACTTTCTTGTCCGAGAAACTTGTTTACATGGATTTCATTAATGGTCAGCCCAACATTCAGTGCCAACATGAATGCATCTTTTTCAATGTCTGCCAGTTTTCCCAAATTGCTATATTAATGCCATACTCCAAAACCATTTATTCTACACAAGATGCAGACTAGTTCTTCAAGCATGTTTGGAGCAACTTTGTGTTTTAACTTCTCGAGTCATCTTTGTCAATCATTCTAGAAGCTTCTCATTCATCAGTTGCACTGCTTCACTTCATTTTATCTACAAACTATGCTTGTTACTCACAGTTTAGTCCATGCTCTCCAAATTTCTCATCAAAAGAGAAGACAACGGGACACCTATCTGTATGTCATTCAGTGTAGCAGCAACCAGGTTACTAGAGTTTCTACAAAGCATTCTCCTTGCAAAGTTTATTATAGCTTCTAACGTTTGGTACCTTATTAGAATCCAATTGTTTTTCCAACTTCAAATACACTCCACATAAAACAGGAGCAAACTAACGGTTTTCCTCGTGTAAAATTTGGGCAAACTTCATAACAAAATTTAGGACCTTATACAACAAAGTCAAGTTAAATTCAAGGTTTTTCATGGCAAAAATCAAGGATCCAATTCTTTCCAAGTTGGTAATCATGATTAGCTTCACTTGGATAAACAAAGGTTTTGCAAAAAAAATATCACAAATTGAATCTTATCAAATTGAAATTCATAATACTCTTATAGCAATCAAACTTGATGCCTTTCAACTTAATCTTCCAACTCATCTTAGTATCCATGATGTTGTTATGTGAGCACACTAAAGTTGTACAAGCCATTTCACATGGAGAAAGAGGTTTCTTCATTCGTCCAAAGGCTACCATTTCTGATTTTCAACAACTATTGACAAAAGATACTTTGTTCCATGTTAAGATACATACAGGTTGCAAGACGAAAACCAATAGGCACCTTGTCAATCACAAAGGATCCCTATTGACAAGGTCTAGTGATTCTCCAAAGCTGTTCTCAGATCGCATTCAAATTGAGGGCAATTATCTCTAAGAACGGAGGAAATGATCAAGACATCTTTTATAGTAAgacatatttattaaataaaatccaCATACAAGTGGGTACTGAAATTATTCAAAGGGTAGATGGAAATTTATAAAATGGACAGTTGGAAGTTGGTAGGTGGAAACTGGGAacatttgtttttagttttttagcCTATTAAAACATGCTTCTCTTATGCGAACAAGCAATCAGAAATGAAAATCCCTTTCCATGAATTCTTAATCCATAAAATGCATTTGCTATCTTGTTTGTAAACCCAACCATGAGAATCCTTGTCCCCTAAACAATATTCTAGTAGGAAATAATTATATTGAAGATGCCATATATCCTTATTTAACAGCCAATTCTATATGAGGATTTGCATTACATCTCCAACATAGCGCAAGAAAATAAGTGAGACTATACATGACATGGAATTCAAATCATGAACAACACAAAATATGTCATTTTGATATTCAAGAATCTCTAACTAAgcatgttgtggtgtccttggaatCAAGTTACAAACAACTTATCCACCCTTGGATATACAGAGTATAATTCATAGAGATGAATTTATACAAGATGGCTTCATCCTTCCTTGCATCATGAAGGCACAACAACTTGTCATCACTTTGGGTGAACACAAGGTGTGCGATGACTTCTATTGGGTAAGCAATAGTTACATTCTAGTGGAGAGTTCACTAGGGAGTTGAAATCCAAGGAAAAAGAAGATGGATCCCCAAGAGTTGTCATGGCTAAGAGAAAGAAACGTCAAGTCACAACTTCATCAAAAGGTGAGATGTCTCCTTATGATGGTGTTTGGTCTTCTTTGGGTCAGATTTGCATGCTATTTGATTTTGCACTTCCAAGATTGTCATCAAGTAGAAAGTATCATAGAGAGTTCAGAAAGAACTACGTTGGTTTTATCCCTTCTTTTGAGGAAGATAGAGGCACCACAAAAATATCTCAAGGAGGAGTTCACAAGAATATCAGAGTAGCACATCATAAGCATGGTTAGGTATGTTTCTTCTATCACTTGACAATAGCATACTACCACCACTTGTTCTTGATGGGAAATCCGAAATCTCTactatattcttcaaaaaattAAAAGTCACATAGCTTTCATATCATTCAATAGCCTCTATATTTCCTACCATTTTATGTGATTTTGGTTCTAGCCTTTCTTCTCTTCTACTCTCCTTTTGTATTTTCATTACTACCTCTAATTTTTTTGAAAGCTTTTACTTACATCTTTCCTTTACAAAACCAATAGAATGTTCTATAGATTATTCTCTCCGGTTCCCCATCATGATTCACAGGATAGCAAgatcaaggctttgataccaatgtaTCCCTTTTTTAAATTTTGATGAGCTCTACAATCTTTTCAGATTCCTATCTACAAAACACTTATGAAATTTTAACATCTAATACCAATATTTACAATTGAACCCCTTAAACAAAATGAAGAACACTTACACACATATCCACCCTAGATAAAAGTACAAATAACtgaatataaattgttgtcaaatTGCAGCAccagatat contains the following coding sequences:
- the LOC131027200 gene encoding organic cation/carnitine transporter 7 isoform X2, giving the protein MEVDSPVFTVDDALQIVGFGKYQVLLLAYAGMGWVAEAMEMMLLSFIGPAVSSEWELSPRQESLITSTVFLGMMVGAYLWGVLSDTKGRRYGFFATAVVTFGAGFFGTFSPNYLVLVASRCLVGLGIGGGPVLSSWFLEFIPMANRGFWMVIFSAFWTFGTILEALIAWIVMPTLGWRWLVGLSSTPLLILLVFYSVVPESPRYLIMKGRTIDALQILNKIAQVNRKHLPPGRYVACVTAKTKEVDGVDKLEEAHLLDVKGQSSETSSKIRNQMRLFSSLCTLLSPSLITSTLLLWSVFFSNAFCYYGLVLLTSQFGGRNQNCASNTMTSAATNNSSLYRDILMASCGEIPGLLLAAIIVDFFGRKSSMAIMFFSCCMFFLPLMFPQHETMTTILLFGARLCITGTNTIAYIYAPEVYPTSIRSTGLGTASSFARIGGVLSPLIAIWLVKVCQQKLAILLFEFVLLLGAISALFLPKETKGQTLTDFV